The nucleotide window GGCTGGGTCATCAACGGCCACGTGTATGGCTACGACATGGCCAGCTATATCGTTTCCACAAACCCCATGGAGTATGTGGCAAAATACTGCGTTCCGGTATGCGTTACCGAAAATGGGGAGCAGGGGCAGGCCCAGAGATTGGCCCAGGGACAGGCCCAGGAACAGGCCCCGGGACTGTCTCAGGGGCAGGAGTAGGGCGCGTCAGGGCGTATACCTTTTTTCAAAGGTATAGTGCAAAGACAAGAGTTTTGGGGGGTGGGGGCGTGGGGGAGGAGACCCTTTTGCAAAAGGGTCCCTCCCCCACAAAGTTTTTTTTAAACAGCACGCGCCTGTACGGCGGCGCAGGCGGCGCAGGCGGATCGGGCGGCTACTTGTTCAGTTTTTCCGAAATGAGTTCGCGGATGATCTTGCTGAGGCCGGGCAGGTCGGGCTTGGACACCTGTTTGTCTGCCCCCACCTTGACGCCCTTGGCGTACAGGGCTTCTGTGATGAGCGAAGAAAAGAGGATGACGGGCAGGGTGTTCATGCCGGGGGTGTCGCGAATTTTTGCCGTGAGCATGTGGCCGTCCATTTCGGGCATTTCGATGTCCGAAATGACCAGGTGGACGATGTCGGTAAGTTCCTTGCCCTGGGCCTGGGCCTCATCGCGGGTTTTTTGCAGAAACTCCCAGGCCTGGCGTCCACTGGCCACGGCCGTGACCTGAAAGCCGGATTTTTGCAGCGAGGACTTGATGATGTGGCGCAGCGAGTTGGAGTCGTCGGCCACAAGCAGGTGAAACTGGGCCGCGCCCTCCACGGGCGAGGTGTCCACCTTGACCTGCGACATGTCCAGGGTGCTGTCCAGGCCGGCCAGAATTTTTTCCATATCCAGAATAAAGAGCACCCTGTCCTGGATGCGCAGCACGCCGGTGATGCTGTCGCGCGAGTAGGTCTGCACGTACTGGTTCGGCGGCTCGATGCGATCCCAGGTCATGCGGTGGATGCTCGTGACGGACGAGACCAGAAATGCCGCCTGCACCCCGCTGAATTCCGTTACAATGACCTTGGCGTTGGACTCCTCGGCCATGGTTTTGCCCAGCCATGTGGCAAGGTTGAGGATAGGCAGCACCTTGCCCCGCAGATTGAAGGTGCCAAGCACTGAAGGATCGCACTTGCTGGGCACGCTGGTGATGTTGGGCAGACGGATGATCTCGAGCACCTTGGCCACGTTGATGCCATAGTGCCCGCTGTAGGAGCTGCCGTCCGGCTGCTTCTCGTCGATGATAAATTCAATGATCTCAAGTTCATTGTTATTGACGTTGAGCAAGCTGTTCTGCGACATGGCTTTTTTCCTGTCTATCCGAGCCGGTTGAGCGGCTGAGTCTTGTTCAAAACGTGGGGGGGAGCACCTGGCATGGAGTCTGGCGCTGCAGTTCTCATCGGCCAGAAAACCGAACTCTTAAGGCGTTGCCGTTTTCTTGCGTTGCGGGCGCGGCGTTTTGGGGGGCTCAAGCTGTGGGCAGAACGCCGCCATTTCGCACTGGCCGCACAGGGGTTTGCGCGCCTCGCACACTTCGCGGCCAAACCAGACCATGCGGTGGTTCACATCGCCCCAGTCCTCACGCGGAAAAAGCTTCATGAGATCGCGTTCAATGGGGACAGGGTCGGTTTCTTCAGTCAGTCCAAGGCGATAGCTGATGCGTTTTACGTGCGTGTCCACAGCAAGCCCTTCATTGATGCCAAAAGCCCCGAACAGCACCACATTGGCCGTCTTGCGCGCCACACCCGGAAGGGTGATGAGTTCCTCAAGGGTTTTGGGCACCTGGCCGCCGTAAACCTCGCATACGCGGGCAGCCGCTCCCAGCAGGTTTTTGGCCTTGCTGTGGTAGAATCCTGTGGGGCGGATAACCGCTTCCAGTTCTTCAATGCCCGCCTTGGCCATCTCTCTGGGGCCGGGCCAGAGGCGGAACAGTTCCGGGGTGACGGTATTGACCCTGGCGTCTGTACACTGGGCGGCCAGCACCGTGGCTACCAGCAGTTGCCAGGCGGTTTCGGCGTCCAGATGGGTATGCGGATGGGGGTAGCGGGCCCGCAGCGCCGCAAGAACTTTTTTCGCCCGATCCGGGCGGGTGTTCTTCGTGCTCATGGTTGACATATGCCACAGGCGCAAGTTGCCCGCAAGTTTTACGCAGGATGCGGCGGCCTGTGCGCGGCAGTTGCGCGGCCTATGGCAAGGGTAGTACGCGGCCTGTGGCAAGGGCAGCGCTCGCCAGTGGAGGCCAGTCACAAGTCAGTGCGCCGCCAGTAGCCCGGTCAGCGCGGGCCTGTGTGAGCGCGTCGCAGGGCTGCCGTGGCTAGTCGTGATCGTTCGCCATTTTGTACATGGCCGTCCGGCCTTTGTTTTTTGCGCATTTGTGTATAAACTTGCCGCCAGATATCCACAGGCGGAGGAAGACCATGTCCTTTCTGGTATACGTCACTGCCCCGGATGAAGCGCTTGCCCTTTCTCTTGCCAGAACGCTGGTGGGCGAGGGGCTTGCGGCCGGGGTCAATATTGTGCCCGGCGCGCGCTCCATATACCGCTGGCGCGGTCAGGTGCATGACGCAGAGGAACATCTGCTTGTGGCCCAGGTGAGCCGTGCGGCCCTGCCAGCCTTTGAGGCGGCGGTAAGGCGCCTGCACAGGTATGAGGTTCCCTGCATGGTGGCGGTGCCCATTGAGGCGGGGTTCGGGTCTTTTCTGGACTGGATCCGGGAAAACAGCCATCCGCCCGCGCCCGCAGACGACTAGAGCTTTTTGTCTTTGAAAAAAAGTACATGCGTTCACGCTGCACAAGATATTTTTCACCACATAACGCGAGGACCCTATGGCCATTTATGTTTCCGGTTCGCTGGCCTTTGACCGCATCATGACCTTTCCCGGCAATTTTCAGGATCATATCCTCATGGACAAGCTGCACATGATCAATGTCAGCTTCATGGTGGATGGCATGGATGAAAGGCGAGGGGGCTGCGCGGGCAATATCGCCTATTCCCTTGCCCTGCTTGGTGAAAAACCTGTGATTGTGGCGGCGGCCGGACGTGATTTTGAATCCTACGCCCTGACGCTGTCTGCCCACGGCCTGCCCCTGGACGGTATACGCCGTGCGGACGAAGTGTTCACGGCCCTGTGCTACATCACCACAGACATGAACAGCAACCAGATCACCGGTTTTTACCCCGGCGCCATGACCCTGCCCGCCGAGTATGACTTCCCCGGCCTTGACGCGCGGCAGGATCTGGCCATCGTGTCTCCCGGCAATGTGGAAGACATGCGCCGCCTGCCCCGCCTGTATCGTGAAAAGGGCGTGCCCTATATTTTTGATCCCGGCCAGCAGCTGCCCGTGCTCACCAGCCAGGAACTGCTTGAGGCCATTGAAGGCTCGCTGGCCTGCATCACCAACGATTATGAACTGAACATGATCTGCAAGGCCACGGGCAAGAGCGAAGACGAGATCGCGGCGCGCACCCAGTGGCTTGTAACCACCCTTGGCGCGGAAGGCGCGCAGGTGCGCGGCCATGGCGAAAACATACGCATTGCGCCCGTGCCCATCAGCAAGGTGCTGGATCCCACCGGCGCGGGCGACGCGCACCGCGCGGGGCTTATCAAGGGGCTGGTGCATGGCCTTGCCATGCCGGATGCCGCCAGACTTGGCTCCGTCAGCGCGAGCTTTGCCCTGGAAAAGCTGGGCACGCAGGAGCACGTTTTTACGCCCGCAGACTTTTGCCAGCGGTACGAGGCCGTTTTCGGGCCGGTGCCCAAGGGTGTTTTTGCCGTGTAACACTGCTGGTCAGAGGCGGGCCGGGCGGCAACAAGCATAGTCCCCTGCCCGCTCTGCCTGGCGGGCAAAGCCTCACGTTGCGTCGCACCTTCACAGCAAGCGCCTTTTCATGCAGTTGCAGAGCAGTTTCAAGGTAGAATCGCGCTTTGATCCGGGGATTCTTTTTTAGGGAAGCACTGATTAAAGAGCCTTCTGGAAACGTGCTGGTATTTTGTTTGGCAAGGCGCGATCTTTTTTCAAGCAGGAGTGGACTCTTCCGTCCTCGACTGCTTCAAAAAAAGTGAAGCAAAGCCGCCAAACGAAATAAATCGGCGTTTCCTTAGACTTTGTCGGAGGGATTATGCTGTACGTCACTCTTGTGATTCTGGCGGGTTTCCTGACGGCCATGCAGTCGCCCATCAATGCGGGCCTGAGTCGCACTGTGGGCGTGCTGGAAAGCAGCTTCGTTTCTTTTGCCGGCGGGGCGCTGTTTCTCGGGCTCGCCATGCTTTTTTTCGGTCGCGGGCACATATGGCGGTTAACCGAAGCGCCTTCCTGGCAGTGGATAGGCGGTATTTTAGGGGCCACTATGGTACTGAGCAGCATAATTGCCGTACCGCGCATCGGCGTGCTGGCTACCGCTCTGGCCATGATTTTCGGCAACCTGCTTATGGCGGCCATTATTGACAATTACGGCTGGTTTGGTGTGCCTGTGACGCCCTTTGGCTGGCACAGGCTTTTGGGCTTTGTTCTGGTGCTGGCCGGTCTGGCTCTGGTGTTCCGGCGCTAGCGTGGCGCACGTGACGACACGCTACAGCCTGCCTGTGGCAAGACATACAACCCAAGATATACAACCAAGGATGGATCATGCGTGTGGATGCGGTAAAGGCCGTGCTGGCAAGTCACGGTCTGGCTGAGGCATATATGGAATTTGCGGTGTCGAGCGCCACTGTGGATCTGGCCGCAGCGGCGGTGGGATGCGAGCCGGGGCGCATTGCCAAGAGCCTTTCCGTCATGGGTGCGGACGGCCCCATGGTGCTGGTGGTCATGGGCACGGCCAGGCTGGACAACCGCAAGTTCAAGGATGCTTTTGGCTGCAAGCCCCGATTCATCAAGCCCGAAGATTTGCCGGACATGGTGGGGCATCCCATGGGGGGCGTCTGCCCCTTTGCGTTGCGCGACACTGTGCGCGTGTATCTTGACGCGAGCCTCAGGAATTTTGATCCCATATACCCTGCGGCTGGTGCGCCCAATAATATGGTGCGGATAACACTGGACGAGCTTGAACGCATCACGGGGGGAACCTGGGTTGATGTGTGCAAGGAGGAGCAGCCCGCCTGAGCGGGGCAGGCGCACGGATGAACAAAACTGGGGCGAGGCGCACAAAACGGGACGAGAAGCACAAAACGGGGCGCGGTTGTGCCCCTGATGCTGACCCCATCCGGGGCCGTGCACGTGCAGCAGCCCTATTCCCTCGCAGCGCTGGGGCATCTACCCTTTTTCAGGGGTAAATGCCCTAAAAGCGCCGCCTGTGATGGCAGCCCTCATGACCACAGGGCTGGTCCGAGCCTTCGCAAAGTTTGTATTCGCCGCCTTCTATGCGCAGCATCTTGCCGTTGACCAGGGCGTCGGCCAGCTTTTTGCGCGCCTCCGCATAAATGCTCTGCACAGTGGTGCGGGCGATCTCCATTTTTTCGGCGCAGGCCTCCTGCGTAAATCCCTCCAGATCGATGAGTCGGACGGTTTCATACTGGTCCACAGTCATGACCACAGCTTCGGCGTGCATGCCGTGCATACCGTGCCCTGATCCGGGACCGCCGCCGTGGCCTCCGCGCCCGCCGCGTCCCGATCCGGGGCCGCCGCCGGGGCGCATGCCGCGACCGGATGCGCCCCCCTCCGGCGCAGGGCCGCCGTCAGGCCCGGCCATGGGGCCGAAACATGTGCTCTGGGGCATGGAGCAGACTCTGCGCCATTTTTTGGGTCTTGGCATGGGCTTTCTCTCGGTAACACGTGAAGCCGCCCCGGCAGGGAGCGGCCTTTTGGCATCGGGCGATGCGAACCGGCAATGGAGCCAGGGTACCCTTAATCGTCCGTGCCGTCACCTGTGGGGCTGGCGGGCGCAGAGTCGGGGGGCGTGCTCCGCTGGGGCATGGCGTTGCCGCTGCGGCGCTGGCCCATGCCCTGGCCGTTCTGGCCCATGCCCTTGCGCCCACGGCCGCCGTTGCCGCCGTGGCAGCGGCCCATGCCCATGCCCTGACCGTTCCGGGCCATGTCCATGTTTGGGCCGTTCGGGCCGTCCTGGCCGCTCTGGAGCATATCCATGCCCTGCCCGTCACGTTGCATACCCATGCCCTGTCCGTCACGTCCACGGCGGCACTGGGACATACCCTGTCCGTTCTGGGCCATGCCGTTGCGGCCACGGCCGCCGTGGCGGCGGCCCATGCCCATGGCCTGATTATTCTGGCCCATGCCCTGTCCGTCCTGGGTCATGTCGTCAATGGCATTCATGCCGCCGCGCATGCCGCCGCGCATGCCGCCGCGCATCCCGTGGGCGCAACGGCTGCCGCGCCCGGTCTGACGGAAATCCTGGGGATTGTTCTGATTATCGTTGTACATATACATCTCCTTGATGTTGGGGATTACTGTTGTTGGTTGTTATTGCGTGCGCCCTTGGGCGTTTTGTTATTGCCGACATATGTCAAAAACAAAATAGGGTCTGTTTGTGGCATATGTCAATAACAAAAAATCAAAAATCGCAAGATTCTTTGCCAGAAGGTCTGCACAACGCGCTGACAGGAAAAAATATTTTTTTAAAAACAGATGGTTGTCTGAAAAAAAATCGTACCTCGGCACGCACATGTGGGAACGCACACCGGGCACGTATACCGGGGCACGCACTCCGGGGCACGTATGCCGGGCACGAACATGTAGGCACGCACACCTGGCCCTCGCACATGCGGGCACGAACACCTGGCCATCCACCTGACCCTCGCACATGTGGGCACTCTCAGGCCAACGCTCTGCAGCTGTGTGCGCAGGCGTTTTCCGTGAATGCGTGCACGCGGGCTGGCTATGCAGGCGCATGCGGGCTGGCTGTGCAGGTGCATCGGGGATGGGCGCATCCAAACTGCGTGGCCAGTGGGGCAGCAGTCGCGTTGCAGGCAGACATGAGACGGGCGTTGTGAAGGTGCGGGTCCAAGGGGGCACAATTGCGGTGCGCATATGTGTCGGCAAGGGGCATCTCGATCGTTACGGCGCAGGGTTTCAGAGGGGGGCCGCTTCAGGCAGGGTGCTGGCGAGTTTTTGCCAGTATGCGGCAGTGCAGGATTCAGCCGGACATGACGGATATACATATTGGCATATATATTTTGTGAAGAATGAAAATGACAATCATTCTGAAAAGTTTTGAGCAAGAGCCCCGCAAAGGCGCAGCCTGTAGCGTCTGCGGGCGACTTTACCTTGTTTTTATTTTATGGCTAACTTGGTGCAAACCAAGGAGCGAACATGCGTTCATATTTGCAGTTCATCAACGGTAAACTGGTTCCCGGTCTGTCGGACACCATGATAGAAGTGGAAAATCCCTCAACCGGAAAAATAATGGCCCATACTCCCAATGGCGGGCGCGAGGACGCCATGGCCGCCCTGGAGGCCGCCACCAGGGCGCAGAGCGGCTGGGCTGCCCTGACCTCGGCGGCCCGGGCGGAATATCTGAAAAAATTTGCCGCCGTCATTCGCAGACACCGTCAGGACCTGGGCCGCATCCTGGCTGAGGAGCAGGCCAAGACCCACCCGCTGGCGCAGGTGGAGGTGGATTTTACGGCAGACTACTTTGACTATTACGCCGGTTGGGCGCGCATCTATGAAGGGGAGATCATCCAGAGTGACCGCCCGCGCGAAAACATCCTGCTGTACCGCCAGCCCATCGGCGTGGTTGTGGGCATCTGCCCCTGGAACTTCCCCTTCTTTGTCATGGCCCGCAAGGTTGCCCCATCCCTTCTGGTGGGCTGCACAGCCGTCATCAAGCCCAGCAGCGTGGCCCCGGCCACAACGATGGAATTTGCCAGGCTGGTGGCCCAGGAGGTGGATCTGCCCGCAGGCGTGCTCAACATCATCACGGGCGGCGGCGGCAGTATGGGCGAAGCCCTGGCGTCCAGCCCGCAGGCGGACATGGTTTCGCTTACCGGCAGTGTTGAGGCCGGGCAACGCATTATCGCCGCCAGCGTGGAAAATGTTACCAAGGTTTCGCTGGAACTGGGCGGCAAGGCTCCGGCCATTGTGTGCCAGGACGCTGATCTGGATCTGGCCGTCAGGGCTGTCACAGCTTCGCGCACCATCTTCAGCGGTCAGGTGTGCAACTGCGCCGAGCGGCTGTATGTACATGAGAGCATTGCCGATCAGTTTGCGGAAAAACTGGCCGTGGCCTTTAACAACGTGCGCCTGGGCAATCCCTTTGACGATCCAGCGCCCGATATGTGCAGCCAGATCAGCGCCGAACACCTTGAAAAGATCGAAGCCATGGTAAAGCGCGCCCAGGCCGACGGCGCGGAAACGGTCACTGGCGGGGCACGCGCGCCACAGGGCAACGGGTATTTCTACACGCCGACCCTGCTGCGCAACTGCCGTCAGGACATGGAGATCGTGCGCAAGGAAGTGTTTGGCCCCGTGCTGCCCATGCTGACCTTCCGCGAGCTGGATGAGGCCATCATGCTTGCCAATGACTGCGAATACGGCCTGACTTCGTCCATTTACACAAGCAACATCTCCAAGGCCCTTGAGGCGGTCAACAAGCTGAAGTTTGGCGAAACCTACGTGAACCGCGAAAACTTCGAGGCCATGCAGGGCTTCCACGCGGGCTGGCGCAAGTCCGGCATTGGCGGCGCCGACGGCAAGCACGGACTTATGGAGTATCTACAGACCCACGTGGCCTACATTCAATATTAGGGAAACGCTGATTTATTCCGTTTGGCGGTGTTGCTTCACTTTTTTTGAAACAGTCGAGGACGGAAGAGTCCACTCCTGTTTCAAAAAAAGATCGCGCCTTGCCAAACGAAACAACTGCGCGTTTCCAAAAGGCTCGTTCTCCATGATCTGACGGGTATAACTGAAAATTCATCTCGCGACGACACTGTCTGGAGCAGTTTGCGAATGAAATGGATCAACCTGGAGCCGTCTGCGAATGAAAGGAACTAACGGCTCTCTGCGGAGCAGCCGCCTGGCACGCCAGGTTGAAATATCCAGGTGACTCTCGGCATAGTGTTGTAGAAAATGCTATCGGCGGAAAAACACATTGCCCCAAAAAACGGGCAGAACAAAAAGCGGGCAGAACAAAAAAAAACACTGGAGAAGCCGGGCGGCTTCTCCAGTGTTTGCGTTCAAGCCTTGAGGCAGAGGAGCACAGAAAATGTGCTTGAAGGCGCTGCCTCGGGAAT belongs to Desulfovibrio sp. and includes:
- a CDS encoding DMT family transporter, producing MLYVTLVILAGFLTAMQSPINAGLSRTVGVLESSFVSFAGGALFLGLAMLFFGRGHIWRLTEAPSWQWIGGILGATMVLSSIIAVPRIGVLATALAMIFGNLLMAAIIDNYGWFGVPVTPFGWHRLLGFVLVLAGLALVFRR
- a CDS encoding YbaK/EbsC family protein, producing MRVDAVKAVLASHGLAEAYMEFAVSSATVDLAAAAVGCEPGRIAKSLSVMGADGPMVLVVMGTARLDNRKFKDAFGCKPRFIKPEDLPDMVGHPMGGVCPFALRDTVRVYLDASLRNFDPIYPAAGAPNNMVRITLDELERITGGTWVDVCKEEQPA
- a CDS encoding carbohydrate kinase family protein, which translates into the protein MAIYVSGSLAFDRIMTFPGNFQDHILMDKLHMINVSFMVDGMDERRGGCAGNIAYSLALLGEKPVIVAAAGRDFESYALTLSAHGLPLDGIRRADEVFTALCYITTDMNSNQITGFYPGAMTLPAEYDFPGLDARQDLAIVSPGNVEDMRRLPRLYREKGVPYIFDPGQQLPVLTSQELLEAIEGSLACITNDYELNMICKATGKSEDEIAARTQWLVTTLGAEGAQVRGHGENIRIAPVPISKVLDPTGAGDAHRAGLIKGLVHGLAMPDAARLGSVSASFALEKLGTQEHVFTPADFCQRYEAVFGPVPKGVFAV
- a CDS encoding chemotaxis protein — translated: MSQNSLLNVNNNELEIIEFIIDEKQPDGSSYSGHYGINVAKVLEIIRLPNITSVPSKCDPSVLGTFNLRGKVLPILNLATWLGKTMAEESNAKVIVTEFSGVQAAFLVSSVTSIHRMTWDRIEPPNQYVQTYSRDSITGVLRIQDRVLFILDMEKILAGLDSTLDMSQVKVDTSPVEGAAQFHLLVADDSNSLRHIIKSSLQKSGFQVTAVASGRQAWEFLQKTRDEAQAQGKELTDIVHLVISDIEMPEMDGHMLTAKIRDTPGMNTLPVILFSSLITEALYAKGVKVGADKQVSKPDLPGLSKIIRELISEKLNK
- the nth gene encoding endonuclease III, with the protein product MSTKNTRPDRAKKVLAALRARYPHPHTHLDAETAWQLLVATVLAAQCTDARVNTVTPELFRLWPGPREMAKAGIEELEAVIRPTGFYHSKAKNLLGAAARVCEVYGGQVPKTLEELITLPGVARKTANVVLFGAFGINEGLAVDTHVKRISYRLGLTEETDPVPIERDLMKLFPREDWGDVNHRMVWFGREVCEARKPLCGQCEMAAFCPQLEPPKTPRPQRKKTATP
- the cutA gene encoding divalent-cation tolerance protein CutA, yielding MSFLVYVTAPDEALALSLARTLVGEGLAAGVNIVPGARSIYRWRGQVHDAEEHLLVAQVSRAALPAFEAAVRRLHRYEVPCMVAVPIEAGFGSFLDWIRENSHPPAPADD
- the aldA gene encoding aldehyde dehydrogenase, which produces MRSYLQFINGKLVPGLSDTMIEVENPSTGKIMAHTPNGGREDAMAALEAATRAQSGWAALTSAARAEYLKKFAAVIRRHRQDLGRILAEEQAKTHPLAQVEVDFTADYFDYYAGWARIYEGEIIQSDRPRENILLYRQPIGVVVGICPWNFPFFVMARKVAPSLLVGCTAVIKPSSVAPATTMEFARLVAQEVDLPAGVLNIITGGGGSMGEALASSPQADMVSLTGSVEAGQRIIAASVENVTKVSLELGGKAPAIVCQDADLDLAVRAVTASRTIFSGQVCNCAERLYVHESIADQFAEKLAVAFNNVRLGNPFDDPAPDMCSQISAEHLEKIEAMVKRAQADGAETVTGGARAPQGNGYFYTPTLLRNCRQDMEIVRKEVFGPVLPMLTFRELDEAIMLANDCEYGLTSSIYTSNISKALEAVNKLKFGETYVNRENFEAMQGFHAGWRKSGIGGADGKHGLMEYLQTHVAYIQY
- a CDS encoding DUF134 domain-containing protein; translated protein: MPQSTCFGPMAGPDGGPAPEGGASGRGMRPGGGPGSGRGGRGGHGGGPGSGHGMHGMHAEAVVMTVDQYETVRLIDLEGFTQEACAEKMEIARTTVQSIYAEARKKLADALVNGKMLRIEGGEYKLCEGSDQPCGHEGCHHRRRF